One Turneriella parva DSM 21527 genomic region harbors:
- a CDS encoding class I fructose-bisphosphate aldolase encodes MALTLNDIEQQLGPHAGLLIHKCETIHKEALHLPTGDVVDTIYAQTNRNNNVLRSIQSIIGHGRLANTGYVSILPVDQGIEHSAGASFAPNPIYFDPENIVKLAIEGGCNAVASTYGVLAAVSRKYAHKIPFIVKINHNEFLSYPNKFDQIMFGSVEEAAALGAVAVGATIYFGSDESARQIVEVAQAFERAHELGLATILWCYLRNGEFKKDGVDYHTSADLSSQANHLGVTIQADIIKQKLPTNNGGYNALKFGKTHAKVYSDLTSDNPIDLTRYQVANCYMGRMGLINSGGESKGATDMAEAITTAVINKRAGGMGLISGRKAFQKPMKEGVALLNAIQDVYLCKDVTVA; translated from the coding sequence ATGGCACTCACCCTCAACGACATTGAACAGCAACTCGGCCCGCATGCAGGCCTTTTGATACACAAGTGCGAGACGATTCATAAAGAAGCTTTGCACCTGCCTACGGGCGACGTCGTCGATACGATCTACGCGCAAACGAACCGCAATAACAATGTATTGCGCTCAATTCAGTCGATTATCGGCCATGGCCGTCTGGCGAATACTGGCTATGTTTCGATTCTGCCCGTTGACCAGGGCATTGAACACTCCGCTGGCGCGTCTTTTGCCCCCAACCCGATCTATTTCGACCCCGAAAATATCGTGAAGCTCGCAATCGAAGGCGGCTGCAACGCCGTTGCGTCGACCTACGGTGTGCTCGCAGCGGTTTCACGCAAATATGCGCATAAGATACCGTTCATCGTCAAGATTAACCATAACGAGTTCTTGTCATACCCCAACAAATTCGACCAGATCATGTTCGGCTCAGTCGAAGAAGCCGCCGCACTGGGTGCAGTCGCGGTCGGCGCGACCATCTACTTTGGCTCAGATGAGTCAGCGCGCCAGATTGTCGAAGTGGCGCAGGCGTTCGAGCGCGCGCACGAACTCGGCCTCGCAACAATTCTCTGGTGCTACTTGCGCAACGGCGAGTTCAAAAAAGATGGTGTGGATTACCATACGTCGGCAGACCTTTCGAGCCAGGCAAACCACCTCGGCGTTACCATACAGGCAGACATCATTAAGCAGAAGCTGCCCACGAACAACGGCGGTTACAATGCGCTCAAGTTCGGCAAAACGCATGCAAAGGTCTATTCAGACCTCACCAGCGACAACCCGATCGACCTGACGCGTTATCAGGTCGCGAACTGCTATATGGGCCGCATGGGACTCATTAACTCGGGCGGCGAATCAAAAGGTGCAACCGACATGGCAGAAGCAATCACAACTGCAGTCATCAACAAGCGAGCCGGCGGCATGGGCCTCATCTCGGGCCGCAAGGCATTCCAGAAGCCGATGAAAGAAGGCGTGGCGCTCTTGAACGCAATTCAAGACGTCTACCTCTGCAAAGACGTGACAGTAGCATAA
- a CDS encoding alpha/beta fold hydrolase — MRRSHFRFSGLKLSYLEAGRESSPKLFIAHANGYAAGMYDYLIESLSQRYHVCALDFAGHGESDSTLDFNSWNFFSDQILAFFDHRGWQKVSAIGHSLGGGSLVRAAIQDLNRLEKLILFDPVVLGFLAITYVKLFGNPMARTALGRRADFKNKDQALKIFMRHPANKNWQREAVRAYVDYCIKEDAEGAILCCLPEVEAQIFSQTNYGHLFKLGKIRAETHFVLPPHSNVCPTRVARRIVRNNEKSSLIRLPGTGHLLPFEDRALTLQTVERLLGI; from the coding sequence ATGCGTCGTTCGCATTTCAGATTTTCGGGCCTCAAGCTTTCATACCTCGAAGCAGGCCGCGAAAGTTCTCCCAAACTCTTTATCGCGCATGCCAATGGCTACGCTGCGGGTATGTACGACTACCTGATCGAATCTCTGAGCCAGCGTTATCATGTCTGTGCCCTCGATTTTGCCGGTCACGGCGAATCAGACAGCACGCTCGATTTCAATTCGTGGAATTTCTTCAGCGACCAGATTCTCGCGTTCTTTGACCACAGGGGCTGGCAAAAGGTTTCGGCGATCGGCCATTCGCTCGGCGGCGGCAGCCTCGTGCGCGCGGCGATTCAAGACCTGAACCGCTTGGAAAAACTCATTCTGTTCGACCCGGTCGTGCTCGGGTTTCTCGCGATCACCTACGTGAAACTTTTTGGCAACCCGATGGCGCGCACCGCGCTCGGTCGCCGCGCCGACTTCAAGAACAAAGACCAGGCACTCAAAATTTTCATGCGGCATCCGGCGAACAAAAACTGGCAGAGAGAAGCGGTGAGGGCATACGTCGACTATTGTATCAAAGAAGATGCAGAAGGAGCGATACTGTGCTGCCTGCCCGAGGTCGAGGCGCAAATCTTCTCGCAGACGAACTACGGCCACCTTTTTAAACTGGGAAAAATTCGCGCCGAGACACACTTCGTGCTGCCACCGCATTCGAATGTGTGCCCGACCCGCGTCGCCCGGCGTATTGTGCGTAACAATGAGAAATCCTCATTGATACGCTTACCCGGCACCGGGCATCTGCTACCATTTGAAGACCGTGCACTCACTTTGCAGACAGTCGAACGTCTGCTGGGCATCTGA
- the trxA gene encoding thioredoxin, with protein MDVGAKDFEVRVIIESQTRPVLVDFWAEWCGPCKVLTPTLEALEAEYAGKFALAKVNTETEPTLAQAFQIRSIPDVRIFKDGKVVGGFVGAQPAAAIRNILDEHIPSAEFESLLALAANKPAEALPALQQGNTKGRRRDDAAWAIVRGALQQPQVDLSLLRAAVTEIAEFGSAHSEARGALLAYLDANIDSKTLRALVEGEEATATGYLENLLEKIEASKNHATEKGLMIAAFHLLGNENPLTLDFRRKLSRALY; from the coding sequence ATGGACGTTGGCGCAAAAGATTTTGAAGTAAGAGTGATCATCGAGTCTCAGACGCGCCCCGTGCTCGTCGACTTCTGGGCAGAATGGTGCGGCCCGTGCAAGGTTCTCACCCCAACGCTCGAGGCGCTCGAAGCCGAATACGCCGGCAAGTTCGCGCTTGCCAAAGTCAATACAGAGACCGAGCCCACGCTCGCGCAGGCGTTTCAGATTCGCAGCATTCCCGACGTGCGTATATTCAAAGACGGTAAAGTTGTCGGTGGCTTCGTCGGCGCGCAACCCGCTGCCGCGATTCGCAACATTCTCGACGAGCACATTCCCTCGGCGGAGTTTGAGTCTCTGCTCGCACTTGCTGCGAACAAACCTGCAGAGGCCTTGCCGGCACTGCAGCAGGGCAATACCAAAGGCAGGCGGCGGGACGATGCCGCGTGGGCCATTGTGCGCGGTGCGCTGCAGCAACCTCAGGTGGATTTATCGCTTCTACGCGCTGCTGTGACCGAAATTGCCGAGTTTGGCTCAGCCCACTCCGAAGCCCGCGGTGCGCTCTTGGCATACCTTGACGCAAATATTGATTCCAAGACCCTGCGCGCACTCGTCGAAGGCGAAGAGGCCACGGCAACGGGCTACCTCGAAAATCTGCTCGAAAAGATCGAAGCAAGCAAGAACCACGCAACAGAAAAAGGCCTCATGATTGCGGCGTTTCACCTGCTCGGCAACGAAAATCCGCTGACGCTCGATTTCAGACGCAAATTATCCCGCGCATTGTATTAA
- a CDS encoding site-2 protease family protein, translating to MRWSVAIGEFKGIKVYIHWTFLLLLFYIGFANYRQTGSTDQLLLSLAYILTLFACVVLHEFGHALTAKRFGIKTRDITLFPIGGMARMEKMPDSPKQELLVAIAGPMVNVVIAGALFAYMHFSPTVYTIGFPRGPMTAEMFIPTLFLVNVVMAVFNLIPAFPMDGGRVFRALLAMKLERTRATQVAANVGQVLAIGFVFLGLFYNIWLVFIGIFIYLGAGAEASQEYVKRDLSAHRVGHLLMTKFTLLRAEAPLSTALAALLDSQEREFLVTENGEVAGVLTRDAMLAGLNQFGQSVAIGQIMRREIQYLPPQLPLTEALQILTESNLPLLPVGYPGQLLGVIDLENISEFLLIQKATQPPQAS from the coding sequence ATGCGTTGGTCAGTAGCAATCGGAGAATTCAAGGGTATCAAGGTCTATATACACTGGACCTTTCTTTTATTACTCTTCTACATTGGTTTTGCCAACTACCGCCAGACAGGCAGCACCGATCAACTCTTGCTCTCGCTTGCTTATATTCTCACCCTTTTTGCCTGCGTCGTGCTGCATGAATTTGGCCATGCGTTGACAGCGAAGCGCTTCGGCATCAAAACGCGCGACATTACACTTTTCCCGATCGGTGGCATGGCCCGCATGGAGAAAATGCCCGATTCGCCGAAACAAGAATTGCTCGTGGCGATTGCCGGGCCGATGGTCAATGTCGTGATCGCCGGTGCCCTGTTTGCCTACATGCATTTTTCACCCACGGTTTACACGATTGGTTTTCCCAGAGGGCCGATGACGGCTGAGATGTTTATCCCCACTCTTTTTCTGGTGAATGTGGTGATGGCGGTCTTCAACCTGATACCGGCTTTTCCGATGGATGGCGGTCGGGTGTTTCGCGCATTGCTCGCGATGAAACTCGAGCGCACGCGCGCGACGCAAGTCGCGGCGAATGTCGGTCAGGTGCTCGCGATTGGCTTTGTGTTTCTGGGCCTCTTCTATAACATCTGGCTTGTATTCATCGGCATCTTTATCTACCTCGGCGCAGGCGCTGAGGCAAGTCAAGAATACGTGAAGCGCGACCTTTCGGCCCACCGAGTCGGTCACCTGCTGATGACGAAGTTTACACTGCTGCGCGCCGAAGCTCCGCTTTCGACCGCGCTCGCCGCGCTGCTCGACAGCCAGGAACGTGAGTTTCTTGTCACCGAAAACGGCGAAGTCGCCGGAGTGCTGACGCGAGACGCGATGCTCGCGGGGCTCAACCAATTCGGGCAGAGTGTCGCGATCGGCCAGATCATGCGCCGCGAGATACAATACCTGCCGCCGCAACTGCCGCTCACCGAGGCGCTGCAGATTCTGACAGAATCTAACCTGCCGCTGCTGCCCGTTGGGTACCCGGGTCAACTGCTCGGCGTTATCGATCTAGAAAATATCAGCGAGTTTCTATTGATTCAAAAGGCAACGCAGCCACCTCAGGCAAGTTAA